GGCCACCCGATCGCCGTAACGGCGACGCAGCACGGTGATCGGCCCGCCGACCCCGGGCGCGACGATGCCGGTGCTGGCCCCGGTCGCCCCGGAACCGACCCGGTTCGCCTCCAGCACCACCACGGTCGCGTCCGGCCGGTTCCGGCGCAGGAAGTAGGCGGCGGCCAGCCCGGCCAGCCCGGCGCCGACCACCACGTAGTCCACCCGGACGTCGCCGACCAGCGGCGGCCGCGGGTGGGGAGCGGCTCCGGACCACCAGGGAGACGGTTCGTATCCGGCCGGGACGGTCGTCATCGTCATGTCCATGCGCTTTCTGTCTCGTGTGCGGGGCGGCCCAGTTTCGGGGTGGCCCGTGTGCTGGGCGGTCCGTGTGCTGGGCGGTTCGGGTGCCGGGCGGTTCGGGTGCCGGGCGGTCAGATGACCCGGGTCAGGCGCAGCAGTCGGGCGACCGCGCCGACACTGGGCCGGCCATGGAAGGCCAGGTAGTCGGGCTGAATCAGGTGCGGGCGCCATTTGAGCTTGTAGGCCACCTGATCGGCGGCGGGATACAGCTTCCCGCCGCGGCGGGCGAGCAGGCCGACGACGTGGTCGACCGCGGGCGACCCTCCGGCCACCCGATGCCGCTGGTCCAGCCCGACGAACGGGGTGAAACCGAAGTGCAGCCAGCCCGGTTCGGCCCGGTGCCGCATCCGGCCGACCGCGTCGCTGACGATCAGCTCCATCACCCCGGGCGGGGCGTCGGGATGCCGGCGGGTCAGGTCGTGCAGCCACCCAGGCCGCGTTCCGGGCACCGGCGAGAAGCTGATGTAGCCCAGGACCTGGCCGTCCCGCTCGGCCACGAACAGCCGCCGGTACCGGTCGGCCGGGCCGGACCGCTCGCCGATCATGAACGCCAGCTCGTGCGATCCCTTGCTGCGCAACCACTGCCGGTCCAACGCGGCCAGCTGGGCGGTCAGGTCGGCGGTGGCCGGCCGATCCACCCCCACTTCGGCCACCTGCACGCCGGCCCGCCGGGCCCGGGAGATCTTGTTGCGCAGTGGCACGAAGTGCTTGCCGGCCAGCGAGTATCGGCTCAGCTCCAGGGCGTAGGAACTGCCCAGCTGGTTGATCCGGTACCCGGACCGGCCGAACAGCGGCAGGTCCGCGGGGGTGAGCTGGACGGCCAGCGTCCGCTCCCCGGCCGACCGGGCGTCGGCCAGGAAGGCCTCGAGCAGGGGCGCCTGCCGGTCGGGTGCGGCGACCACCCCGCCGAACTGCACCCGGGTCCGGCCGGACCGCCGGTAGGCGACGAAGCCGTCGACCTCGGCGATCTCGAAGTACTCGGTGTCCCGGTTGACGGTCAGGAACGCCGAGTGGTTGTCGGCGTACGCGGCCAGCAGCGCGACCCGGCGGTCCAGCGCGGCCTGATCAGCGGACGGCCGGCTCGGTGAGTGCGGCCGCATCGGTCGCCGACCCCCTCTCGACGCCGGACGGATCGCGCTGGGCGGCGGCGTAGGCCCGAACGAACTCGGCGTACACCGGGTGCGTCGTGGGCTCGAAGGACACCCCGAACGGCTTGAGCATGTTGCCGAACAGCGCCCGGTCGCCCATCAGATGGATGGGCAGGGCCAGCAGCGCCCACTCCGGGCCGATCAGCACGCACCACAGGCCGGCCAACACGGCCGAGGTGCCCAGGTGGTGGGCCACGTTGTAGGACACGTAGAACGCGCGGGGCACCTGCCCGTGCCGCCGGATCCAGATGAAGAGTCCCGGTAGGTAGCCGATCACGTCGATGACGGCGAACAGGGCCAGGAATACCGGCCAGCGGATCTCACCCAGGTGGGCGACCGCCAGCACGACACAGACGACCAGGGCGATCAGGTATTCCAGACGCAGCAGCCGGTGGGTGGTGCGGGTCATGAAGAAGTTCTTGTGGTCCACGGGTTTCTCCCTTCCCTCGTGATGACCAGGGGTGACGGGTCAGGCGGTGAACCGGCCGCCGCGCAGCGAGCGGTCCAACGCCTCGCTGACCGGGCCGACGGCCGGCGGGTGCATGGCCAGCGCCCGGGACGCGGCCAGCAGGTAGGCGATGTCCGGGGCGCTGACGAAGGCGATGCCGCCGGCCAGCGCGGCGGCGGCCATGGCGGTGCGGGCGATGGCGTTCTCCACCCCGTAGCGCACGTACAGCGACCGCGTGAGCAGTCGCTCCACCGCCTGGTCGTCCTCGGCCGGCAGGCAGCCGGCCACCGCCTCGACCGCGGCCATGGCCGATTCCAGATCGGCGGCCAGCGCCACCCGGTCCTGCGCGGTGCCGCGGCCGGACTGCAGGACCCGTTCCACCAGGGCGGAGGCCACCCCGATGTAGGACGCGGCCACCAGCAGCTCGAACCAGAGGAACCCGCGGCCCTGGATCGGGTCGGTCATGGTGGCCTCGGCCGGGCGGAAGACCATCATGTCCGGCACGAACACGTCGGTCAGCACCACCTCGTCGCTCTCCGCCCCGGCCAGCACGAAGCTCTCCCAGAAGGGACGCCGGCTGATGCCCGGGTCGGTGGCCGGGATGAGCACGATGGCCAGCCGGTTCCCCTCGCCGCGGCCGCTCCGGTCGTCCTCGCCGACGACGGCGACGCTGGCCGACATCAGGTCCATCGACCAGGTCAGGCTGCACGGCCGCTTGCTGCCGTTGATCAGCAGGCCGCCGTCGACCGGGCGGGCCTGCACCCGCGGGGCCAGGATGTTGGTGCTCGGGTTGCCCTCGGCGAACGCCGAACTCAGGTACCACCGCTGTTCGGCGATCGCCTGCAGCACGGCCCACTCGAAACCGGTTCCCAGGGCGGACAACTCGGCCAGCGAGGCGACCGAGAAATGGTGCATGGTGGTGGCCACCGCCAGCGACGGGGAACGGGCGCCGATCGCCCGCTGCAGCCGGACGGCCGCCACCGGGTCGACCCCGCGGCCGCCGTGCTCGGCGGGCACCAGCAGGCCGCACCCGCCGGCGTCCCGGAACAGTTCGAGCGCCTTGCTGTCCCGGCTCTCCCAGGTCATCAGCGGTTGGGCGGCCAGGGCCTCGTCCAGGCCGGGCAGCAGCTCGTCCAGCACGGCTCGTTCGGCGGCCAGGAAGCTCATGCCGCCACCGCCTTGAGGAACGGCAGCGCGCCCGTGGGCACCTCGGTGGCCTCGTGGTCGATCGCGTCGAAGCGGACTCCGTCGCCGAACAGGCCGAGCAGGATGGCGCTGATCGTCTCGGCCAGCGTGCGCGCGGCGATCGGGTCGAGCACGGCGGCCAGGCTGGCGATGCCCAGGTCGACCAGGGCCTCGAACCGGACGGCGGTGCCGTCCGCACCGCCCCGGCACCACCAGCTGCCCGCGAACTCGGCGACATCGCCCTCGGTCTGGGTGAAATCGATGCGCAGCGCCGCGGTGTCGATCACGTCTCGCTCGGTCCAACGCAGGATGCCGTTGCGGAAGTTGACCTCCCAGCTGCTGATCAGGTCGCCGCCGGCCTCGGTCCACACCTGGACCTCGCGGACGACGGGCGTGAGCTCGGGGTAGCGGGCGTAGTCCGCCAGGGTGCGGAACACCTCGTCGGACGGTCGGTCGGGCACGACGGCGTCGATGGTCACGAAGCGCACGGGTACTCCTCGGTCGGGGGGTCGGTCGGGGGGTTGGTCGGAAGGGCGATCGGCGGGACGGCCGGGACGGGACGGGTGGGGGCGGCGGGCCGGCGGGACGCGCGGGCCCGGCGCCGGCCGACCTCGCGGGCGGCTCCGGTCAGCGCCTCGTGCAACTCGGCCACGTCGGCGGCGGTCAGGGTGGCCGGCGGGGTGAGCCGCAGCACGTTGTACTTGTTCAACGAGTAGGACGGCACGACCCGGCGGGCCAGCAGCTCCATCAGGAATTCCACCGCGAGATCGCTGGACACAAAGTCCATCCCGATCAGCAGCCCGCGGCCGCGGACCTCGGCGACCAGGCCGGGGCAGTGCTCGGCGAGCACCTCACGCACGAGCGCGGACAGCTCGACGCCCAGCTCGGCCGAGCGGGCGACCAGGCCCTCGGCGCGCAGGACGTCCAGGGTTGCGGTGACGGCGGCGGCGGCCAGCGGGCTGCCGGCGAACGTGGACGAGTGCAGCATCGGGTCCTCGTCCAGCGGACGGAACACCGCGTCGGTGGCCAGCACGGCGCCCACCGGGACCACCCCGCCGGACAGGATCTTGCCGGACAGCAGGATGTCCGGCACGACGCCCTCGGTGTCGGCCGCCCACCAGGCGCCGGTCCGGCCGAGCCCGGTCTGGATCTCATCGAGGATCAGCAAGGCTCCGGTGCGGGTGCACAGCTCCCGGACCGCGGCCAGCCAGCCGGCCGGCGGGACGTGCACCCCGCCTTCACCGAGGATGGGTTCGGCCAGCACGCAGCTGCGCTCGCCATCGGTGGCCAGCCGCCGGGCCAGGTCGTCGATGTCGCCGAAGGCGGCGAACTCCACGCCGGGCAGCAGGGGCTCGAACGGCGCCCGGTAGGCCGGCCGGCCGGTGACGCTCAGCGCGCCGAAGGTCTTGCCGTGGAAGCCGTCCCGCATGGCGATGACCCGGGTGCGGCCGTGCAGCCGAGCGAGTTTGAGGGCGACCTCGACGGCCTCGGCCCCGGAATTGGTGAGGTAGACGTGGTCGAGCCCGGGCGGGGCGACATCGGCCAGGGCGGCCGCGGCGTCGGCCGTGACCCGGCTGATCAGCGGCCGGCTGACCAGCGGTGAGCGGTCCAGCTGGCGCTTGACCGCATCGACGACCACCGGGTGCCGGTGGCCGATCAGGTTGACACCGAACCCGGCACAGTCCAGGTACCGCACACCGTCGGCGTCGTACAGGTGATTGCCCAGCGCCACTTCGGGCAGCGGCGCGCCGAGCAGCTCGACCAGCGCGGCCGAGGATTTGTTGACGTGCCGCCGGTACCGGTCCAGGGCGGCGCGGCGGTCGGTCGGAGCCGTCATCAGGCCACCGCCTCGACGACCTCGACGGCCGCCGCCGCCTCGGACTCCCGGTGCCAGAAGTCCAGGCTGGCCCGGATGGCGGCGGGGAAGTCGGGCGGCGCGGCCGCGCCGGCCGCGGCCAGCTCGTCCAGGGAGCTGGGGAACGGCTCTTCCATGGATACGTAGTCCAGGAACAGATCCATCAGTGAACTCACCGCCATTCGCATCGTGCGGGGCAGGGCGTCGAGGAAGACCGGCGCGATCAACCGGTGGTAGGTGTCCGGGGCGACGAAGCGCGGGCGATCGACGCGGATCCCGTGGGCCCGGGCGTGGTCGAGGTGCAGATCGACGGTGTCGGCGACGGTCAGGGCGCGGGCTCCGGCGGTGAGCCAGTAGTCCCGACCGAACAGGTTCCGTTCGAGGATGGTGGCGATGCCGTCCGCGACCACGTCGCACGGGATCAGGTCCAGCGGCCAGTGTGAGCCGAACGGGAGCATGGGCAGCATGCCCCGGCGCAGGGCCGACAGCACGTGGTAGAAGCCCTGGAATTCGGTGGTGGCGCCGGTCCGGCTGTGCCCGATCACGATCGACGGTCGGACGATGCTGGTCGGCCCGCTGGCCTGCCGGATCACCTGTTCGGCGGCCCGTTTGGACGCGGCATAGCGGGCCGACGTCCGGGGGTTCGCCGCATCGTCCTGCGGGTGCAGGTAGGCGGTGCTCACGTGCACCAGCGAGGCCTGCGCCCGCTCGGCGAACTGCACGACCTCGCGCGTGCCCACCACGTTGGTCGCGGCGTGGTCCTCGGACTTCTTGAACGAGACGATCGCGGCCGCGTGCACCACCTGATCGACCCGGTGGGCCAATGCGGCGTACTCGGCGGCCGACAGGCCCAGTTGCGGGGCGGTGACGGAGCCGCGGACGGACCGGACGCCGGGGTGCTGGATGTCCCGGCGATGCACGAGGGCGATCACCTCGGGTCGACCGGGCCCGGCGCTCAGCCGGTCCAGCAGCGCCGAGCCGATCACCCCGGATCCCCCGGTGACCAGGATGGTCGGCTGGTGGTGGGCACGCCTGAGCCCATCGAACTGAGTGGTCATTTTCCGGCTCCCCCGGTGGTCGGGCTCGGATCGTCGAGCGGACTGCCGGTAGAGAGAACGCACGATCCTGGGGAATACATGGGGAAATGTCGGTATTTACCCGGCCGGCCGGCCCTCTCTGTGCGTAGTGCGCGCCCCGACCCCACAGGAGGCCCCGTGCGCCGAGCCCATTTCGACGTGGTGATCGCCGGTGCCAGCCTGGCCGGCTGCACCGCGGCCACACTCTTTGCCCGTCAGGGACTTTCGGTCGTCCTGCTGGAGGCGCACCGGGACCCGAATCACTACAAGCGCGCCTGCACGCACTTCATCCAACCCACCGCCTGGCCAACTATCAGCCGGCTGGGCCTGGGCGCGGCGATCCGGCAGGCCGGAGGACAGCCGAACAGGCTGTCCATCTGGACCCGCTGGGGCTGGCTCGACTTCCCCGGCCCCGCCGGCCACACCGGGCACGGGGAGATCGGGGTGAACATCCGGCGCGCACAGCTCGATCCGCTGGTGCGGGCGCAGGCGGCCCGCGAACCGCGGGTGACCGTGCTGATGGGGCAACGGGTCTCGCAGGTGGTGGTGCGCGCCGGCCGGGCCGTCGGGGTGCGAGCGGGCGACCCCGGCCGGGAGACCGAGTACTTCGGCCGGCTGATCGTCGGCGCCGACGGGCACCGCTCCCGGGTCGCCGACGCCGTCGGTCCGGCAGTGACCAGCCCGCACGGCCGCTTCGTGTACTTCGCCCCGTTCACCGGGGTCGGCCTGCCCGATGATGCGTCTCGGATGTGGATGCTCGAACCGGATATCGCCTACGCCTTCCCCAACGGTGAGGTGACCATTCTCAGTGTCATGCCGACCCTGGACCAGTTGCCGGATTTCCGGAAAGATCTGCGCGGCAATTACTTTGCCCGCCTCGGCCGGCTGCCCGACGGGCCCGACCTGTCCCGGGCCGAGCAGGTGGGCGAGCTGTCCGGGGTGCTCAACTACGCCTGTGCGGCCCGGCCGCCGGCGGCCCCGGGACTGGCCCTGGTCGGGGACGCCGCGATGACCTCGGACTACCTGTGGGGCACGGGCTGCAGCTTCGCCTTCCGCAGCGCGGCCTGGCTGGTCGACGCGACCGCCCCGGAACTGATCCGGGGCGCCGATCCGCAGGTCGGGCTGCGCCGGTACGCGACGCAGCACCGCCGGGCGCTGGCCGGGCACCACCGGTTGATGAGCGACTACGCCACCGGGCGGGCGTTCAACCCGGTGGAGCGGGCGCTGTACGCCGGGGCCGTGCGCGATCCACTGCTCGCCCGGCACGTCGCCGCGTTCGGCGAGCGCCGCATCGGCGTCCGGCAGTTCCTGGCCCCCGGCATGCTCGCGCGCAGCGTGCTGGCCAACCGCCCCCGGCCCACCGCCGCGGCGTGACCGTCCGGCAAGGAGATCCCGTGGCTGACCTGCTGGCGCCGCCGCTCGCCCCTGGGCCGACCCGAGGTCGGCATCACGCGGTCGAACCCGACGAGTCGCCGACGACGATCCTGCCGCCGTCCGCCCGGCCACCGCTTCCGGCCGTGCCGGTGCCACCGGCCGTGCCGGCACCCGACGCCGCGCCGGCACCGCCGGCCGACCCGCCGCCCGCCGCCGACCCGCCGTCCCCGGCGGGCGGCTGGTTCGAGCGGCTGGGCACCGCGGTCACCGGCCACCCGCGGTCGGTCATCGTGGTCTGGGCGCTGCTGCTGGCCGGGCTCAGCGTGCTCGGACTGGGACTGCCGAACCGGTTGGCGGCCGGCGGGTTCGAGGTGCCGGGGTCGGCCTCACTGGAGGTTCAGCACCTGCTGCAAGACCGTTTCCCCGGGCAGGCGGCCGACCCCGTCGTCGTGCTCATTCAGGCCACCGACCCCGCGGCGGCCGACCAGCTGCCGGCCACCGTGCGAGCGGCCGGCGAGCGGATCACTGGGCTGGCCGGGGTGCGGTCGGTGCGCAGCTACCTCGACCCCGGGGCGGCCGGCCAGCTGACCGCGGACGGCACCACCACCTACCTGTCGGTCGCGGTGGACGGCGATCAGAGCGAACAACTTGCTCACGCCGCCGCGATCGAAGCAGCCCTGGCCGATCTCGCTCCGCCCGGGGTGCAGGTGTCGGTCGGCGGGCGGGCGGCGTTCTACACCTACCAGAACGAGATCTCCCGCAGCGACCTGGAAAAGGCCGAGCTGATCACCTTTCCGGTCACCCTGGTCGTGCTGCTGCTGGTCTTCGGCAGCGCCGTGGCCGCCGGCCTGCCCGTCCTGCTGGCGATGGTCAGCCTCGGCATCACCCTCGGCCTGCTGTACCTGCTCACCCTTCTCATGCCGTTGTCGGTCTACGTCACCAACACCGCGACGGTCATCGGGATCGGTGTCGGCATCGACTACGCCCTGTTCATCGTGACCCGATTCCGGGAGGCGCTGGCCGACGGCCGGCCGGCCCGCGCGGCCGTCGTCGAAGCGGTGACCACTTCCGGGCGCAGCGTCACCGTGTCCGGGCTGACCGTGGTGGTCGCTCTGGCCGGGATGTTCCTGGTCGACATTGCCGGCTTCCGGTCCATGGCGGTGGGCACCATGGTGGTCGTCACGCTGGCCGTGGTGGCCAGCCTGACCCTGCTCCCCGCGGTGCTGGTGCTCATCGGCCCGCGCATCGACCGGTTCACCGTGCTGCGCCGGTCCAAGGCCCGGCACCGGGTCAGCGGCTGGCAGGTGTGGACCACCCGGGTGATGCGCCAACCCGTTCGTCATCTGCTCGCCGCGCTCGGCGTGCTGTTCCTGCTGGCCGCGCCGCTCACCGGCATCGTGCTCGGCCAACCCAGCGCGGACACCTTGCCCGCGGACAGCCCGCCGCGGGTGGCGCTGGACCGGCTGGCCGCGGGATTCGGTCCCGGCAGCATCGGCCCGGTGGAGATCCTGGTGCCGGTGCCGGGCGGCCTCGACCGCCCCGAGAATCGTGACCGCATCAGCGCTCTCACCGACCGGCTGGCCGCCGACCCGGGCGTGGCCGGCGTGCTGAGCGTGACCGTGCCCGGGACCGATCCGGTGTCGTTGACCAGCACCGACGGGTCCCTGACCCGGGTGGTGGTGATCGGTACCGACACCCCGCAGTCCACCGCCGGGCAGGACCTGGTCCGGCGAATCCGCGCCGACCTGCTCCCGGCCGCCGGCATCGACGGCGCGCTGGTCGGCGGTCAGGGGGCCAGCGATCTGGACCTGACCGACGAGATCGGCGCCCGGCTGCCGTGGGTGATCGGCGGCGTGCTGGCGCTGTCGTACCTGCTGCTGATGGTCGCCCTGCGGTCGGTGATCCTGCCGCTCAAGGCCATCGTGATGAACCTGATGTCGGTCGGCGCGGCCTACGGGGTGGTCGTCGCGCTGTTCCAGTGGGGTTGGGGCGCAGCTCTTTTCGGCTTCGAACCGGAAGGCTTCATCCAGGCCTTCGTGCCGCTGTTCCTGTTCTCGGTGCTGTTCGGGCTGTCCATGGATTACGAGGTCTTCCTGATGACCCGGATGCGCGAGGAGTGGGAGCGCACCGGCTCGAACGAGCAGGCCGTGACCCGCGGCCTGGAACGCACCGGCCGGACCGTCACCTCGGCCGCGTTGATCATGGTGGTGGTCTTCGCCGCATTCACCGGCAGCCGCCTGCTGGCGTTCAAGGCCATGGGATTCGGGTTGGCCGCCGCCGTGCTGATCGATGCGACGGTGGTCCGGGTGGTAGCCGTGCCGGCCACGATGCGGCTGCTCGGCCGGTGGAACTGGTGGCTGCCCGGCTGGCTGGCGAGGCTGTTGCCGCACCTGGAACCGCCGGCTCAGCCGGCCAGGAACCGTTCCAGCGCGTCCAACGCACCCTCGATCGTCCGCATCGACCCGGCGAAGGAGAACCGCAGGAACCGGTGGCCGTCGACGACGTCGAAGTCCACGCCCGGGGCGGCGGCGATACCGGCCTCGGCCAGCAACCGGGCGCAGAACGCGGTGGAATCCGAGGTCAGGTCGCCGATGTCGGCGTACACGTAGAACGCCCCGTCGGCCGGGGCGAGCCGGTCGAAGCCGAGCCGGCGCAGGCCGCCCAGCAGCAGATCGCGGTGCTGCGCGTAGCGCTGCACGTGACCGTCGCATTCGGCGTAGGCCTCGAAGGCGGCCATCGCCGCGTACTGGGCCGGGGCGGGCGGGCAGATGGCCAGGTTGCCGGCCAGCGCATCGACCACCTCGACCAGATCGTCGGGAACCAGCAGCCACCCGATGCGCCAGCCGGTCATCGAGAAGTACTTGGAGAACGAGTTCACCACGATGCCGTGCCGGTCGGTCTGCCAACTGCTGCTGGTGCTGCCGGTGTAGGTGATGCCGTGGTAGATCTCGTCCGAGACCAGCCGGACCGCGTTTCCGGCGCTCCAGGTGGCCAGTGCCGCCAGCTCCCCCGGTTCGAGCATGGTGCCGGTCGGGTTGGCCGGGCTGGCCACGATCAACCCGTCCAGGTCGTGCTCCCGGACCATCGACACCGTCGGCTGGTACCGGGTTTCCGGTCCGCACGGCAGGTCAACGACCGCACAGCCCAGGGCGTGCAGGATGTTCCGGTAGGCCGGGTACCCCGGGCGGGCCAACCCGACCCGGCTGCCCACGTCGAATGCGGCCAGGAAGGCGAGCAGGAATCCGCCCGAGGACCCGGTGGTGACGACGACGTTGTCAGCGTCCACGGCCAGCGCGTAGCGGTCGCGGTAGTGCCCGGCGATAGCCTCCCGCAGGGGCCGGATCCCCGGCGCCTCGGTGTATCCCAGGATGTGCGAGTCGAGCGTGGCGTGCGCCGCCCGCCGCACGGGCTCCGGGGCCGGGGTGGACGGCTGCCCGGCGGCCAGGTCCCAGACCACCTCGCCGGCGGCCCGCCGACGGGCCGCCGCGGCGAGCACCTGCATCACGTAGAACGGCGCCACCCGGGACCGGTGGGACGGCCCGAGACCGGCGGCTTTGCCGATGATCTCGTCGCCGCGACGGCCCGATCCGGTCATCGCCGGATCAGGCGGTACCGGGGACGCGCACCCGGCCCTCGGCGGCGGCCAGGGCGATGTCGGTGCGGTGGTGCGAGCCGCGCAGGTGTACCGACCGCACCAGTTCGTAGGCCCGCTCGCGAGCCTGGGCCAGGTCGTGCCCGGTGCCGACGACCGACAGCACCCGACCACCGGCCGAGATCACCGACCCGTCCGGCGCCACCGCCGTTCCGGCGTGCAGCACGCCGTCGGTGTCGGCGCCGCTGATGACGTCGCCGGTGACCGGCGAGCCGGGGTAGTTCTCGGCGGCGATGACCACCGTCACCGCGGCGGCCCCGCGCCAGCTCAGCGGGCAGGACCCCAGCCCGCCGGCCGCCGCCGCCGCCAGCAGCGATCCGAGCGGGGTGTCCAGCAGTTCCAGCACCACCTGGGTCTCGGGATCGCCGAAGCGGCAGTTGAATTCGATCACCTTGGGGCCGGTCGCCGTGATCACCAGGCCCGCGTACAGCAGACCGCTGAAAGGCGTTCCGCGGCGGCCCATCTCGGCCAGAACCGGGTCCAGCACGGTACGCTGCACGGTGTCCACCAGGCCGGCCGGCGCCCAGGGCAGCGGCGCGTAGGCACCCATGCCACCGGTGTTGGGTCCGGAATCGCCGTCGCCGACGCGCTTGAAGTCCTGGGCCGGCAGCAGCGGGATCGCCTTGTTCCCGTCGCACACCGCGAACAACGACACCTCGGGGCCGGCCAGGAACTCCTCGACCAGCACCGGGTGGCCCAGCTCCAGCACAGCGCGGGCGTGCGCGACGGCGGCCGCCCGATCCTCGGTGACGACCACACCCTTGCCGGCGGCCAGGCCGTCGTCCTTGACCACGTAGGGCGAGCCACAGGCGTCCAGCGCGGCGTCGATCTGCTCGGCGGCGGACACCGCGACGGCCTTGGCCGTCGGCACCTCGGCCGCGGCCATCACGTCCTTGGCGAATGCCTTGGACCCCTCGATCCGGGCGGCCGCGGCGCTGGGACCGAAGACGGCGAACCCGCGGGCCCGCAGCACGTCGGCGGCTCCGTTGACCAGCGGCACCTCGGGGCCGATGATCACCAGGTCGGGCGAGACCGCCTCGGCCACCGCCAGGATCGCGGCGTTGTCGGTGACGTTCACCGGGTGCGAGGTGGCCAGGGCCCGGGTGCCGGCATTGCCGGGAGCGATGTGAAGGTCGGCGACATCGGGGTCGCGTCGCAACGCACGGAGCAGGGCGTGCTCGCGGGCGCCCGAGCCGATGACGAGAATGCGCACGTCGGGAGAGTACTGCCTCCGGCGGCCGGTCCTGTGCGGATGCGGGGCCGGCGTGACCCGGCCCCTGCCGGCGACGGCTCGACGCGGCGTGCGACGCTGGGCCGATGCCCCTCCGGTTGTCCCAGGCGGACCTGCTCGCGGCCCTGGATTCCGAGGCGACCCGGCTGGCCCGCGAGGCGAACCGGGTGCTGCCGTCCGACCCGGTGCCCAGCTGCCCGCAATGGTCGGTCGGCGACCTGGTCCGGCATATCGGCGGCGTCCATCGCTGGGCCACCCGGATCGTCACCGACGGCCTGAGCAGCAACGTCGAGGACGACCGCGAGTTCTTCGCCGCACCCGACGACGGTTCGCTGCTGCCCTGGTTCGTCGAGGGCAGCAGCGCGCTGATCCGCGCGTTGCAGGCCGCCCCGGACGACCTGCAGGCCTTCGTGTTCCTGAAGAACGCGCCGCCGCCCGCGCTGTTCTGGGCCCGGCGGCAGGCCCACGAGACGACCATCCACCGGGTCGACGCCCAATCCGCCCGCCTGGGCCGGATGCCCTCGACCGCCGAGGCGGCCATCCCGACCCCGCTCGCCGTAGACGGTCTGGACGAGCTGCTGACCGGCTTCGTCCCGCGTCGCAGCAGCCGGCTGCGTACCGACGAGCCGTTCCGCACCGTCATCGCGGCCACCGACGCGCCCGCCGCCTGGACGGTCTCGGTGTCCGCCGACCCGCCGGTGGTCACCGAGGGGGCCGACCCCGCGGCGCAGTCCCACGTCACCGGCAC
This genomic window from Nakamurella multipartita DSM 44233 contains:
- a CDS encoding bifunctional lysylphosphatidylglycerol flippase/synthetase MprF, coding for MRPHSPSRPSADQAALDRRVALLAAYADNHSAFLTVNRDTEYFEIAEVDGFVAYRRSGRTRVQFGGVVAAPDRQAPLLEAFLADARSAGERTLAVQLTPADLPLFGRSGYRINQLGSSYALELSRYSLAGKHFVPLRNKISRARRAGVQVAEVGVDRPATADLTAQLAALDRQWLRSKGSHELAFMIGERSGPADRYRRLFVAERDGQVLGYISFSPVPGTRPGWLHDLTRRHPDAPPGVMELIVSDAVGRMRHRAEPGWLHFGFTPFVGLDQRHRVAGGSPAVDHVVGLLARRGGKLYPAADQVAYKLKWRPHLIQPDYLAFHGRPSVGAVARLLRLTRVI
- a CDS encoding acyl-CoA dehydrogenase family protein; the protein is MSFLAAERAVLDELLPGLDEALAAQPLMTWESRDSKALELFRDAGGCGLLVPAEHGGRGVDPVAAVRLQRAIGARSPSLAVATTMHHFSVASLAELSALGTGFEWAVLQAIAEQRWYLSSAFAEGNPSTNILAPRVQARPVDGGLLINGSKRPCSLTWSMDLMSASVAVVGEDDRSGRGEGNRLAIVLIPATDPGISRRPFWESFVLAGAESDEVVLTDVFVPDMMVFRPAEATMTDPIQGRGFLWFELLVAASYIGVASALVERVLQSGRGTAQDRVALAADLESAMAAVEAVAGCLPAEDDQAVERLLTRSLYVRYGVENAIARTAMAAAALAGGIAFVSAPDIAYLLAASRALAMHPPAVGPVSEALDRSLRGGRFTA
- a CDS encoding type II toxin-antitoxin system RatA family toxin, which encodes MRFVTIDAVVPDRPSDEVFRTLADYARYPELTPVVREVQVWTEAGGDLISSWEVNFRNGILRWTERDVIDTAALRIDFTQTEGDVAEFAGSWWCRGGADGTAVRFEALVDLGIASLAAVLDPIAARTLAETISAILLGLFGDGVRFDAIDHEATEVPTGALPFLKAVAA
- a CDS encoding aspartate aminotransferase family protein, which translates into the protein MTAPTDRRAALDRYRRHVNKSSAALVELLGAPLPEVALGNHLYDADGVRYLDCAGFGVNLIGHRHPVVVDAVKRQLDRSPLVSRPLISRVTADAAAALADVAPPGLDHVYLTNSGAEAVEVALKLARLHGRTRVIAMRDGFHGKTFGALSVTGRPAYRAPFEPLLPGVEFAAFGDIDDLARRLATDGERSCVLAEPILGEGGVHVPPAGWLAAVRELCTRTGALLILDEIQTGLGRTGAWWAADTEGVVPDILLSGKILSGGVVPVGAVLATDAVFRPLDEDPMLHSSTFAGSPLAAAAVTATLDVLRAEGLVARSAELGVELSALVREVLAEHCPGLVAEVRGRGLLIGMDFVSSDLAVEFLMELLARRVVPSYSLNKYNVLRLTPPATLTAADVAELHEALTGAAREVGRRRARASRRPAAPTRPVPAVPPIALPTNPPTDPPTEEYPCAS
- a CDS encoding SDR family oxidoreductase translates to MTTQFDGLRRAHHQPTILVTGGSGVIGSALLDRLSAGPGRPEVIALVHRRDIQHPGVRSVRGSVTAPQLGLSAAEYAALAHRVDQVVHAAAIVSFKKSEDHAATNVVGTREVVQFAERAQASLVHVSTAYLHPQDDAANPRTSARYAASKRAAEQVIRQASGPTSIVRPSIVIGHSRTGATTEFQGFYHVLSALRRGMLPMLPFGSHWPLDLIPCDVVADGIATILERNLFGRDYWLTAGARALTVADTVDLHLDHARAHGIRVDRPRFVAPDTYHRLIAPVFLDALPRTMRMAVSSLMDLFLDYVSMEEPFPSSLDELAAAGAAAPPDFPAAIRASLDFWHRESEAAAAVEVVEAVA
- a CDS encoding NAD(P)/FAD-dependent oxidoreductase, producing MRRAHFDVVIAGASLAGCTAATLFARQGLSVVLLEAHRDPNHYKRACTHFIQPTAWPTISRLGLGAAIRQAGGQPNRLSIWTRWGWLDFPGPAGHTGHGEIGVNIRRAQLDPLVRAQAAREPRVTVLMGQRVSQVVVRAGRAVGVRAGDPGRETEYFGRLIVGADGHRSRVADAVGPAVTSPHGRFVYFAPFTGVGLPDDASRMWMLEPDIAYAFPNGEVTILSVMPTLDQLPDFRKDLRGNYFARLGRLPDGPDLSRAEQVGELSGVLNYACAARPPAAPGLALVGDAAMTSDYLWGTGCSFAFRSAAWLVDATAPELIRGADPQVGLRRYATQHRRALAGHHRLMSDYATGRAFNPVERALYAGAVRDPLLARHVAAFGERRIGVRQFLAPGMLARSVLANRPRPTAAA
- a CDS encoding aminotransferase class I/II-fold pyridoxal phosphate-dependent enzyme; translated protein: MTGSGRRGDEIIGKAAGLGPSHRSRVAPFYVMQVLAAAARRRAAGEVVWDLAAGQPSTPAPEPVRRAAHATLDSHILGYTEAPGIRPLREAIAGHYRDRYALAVDADNVVVTTGSSGGFLLAFLAAFDVGSRVGLARPGYPAYRNILHALGCAVVDLPCGPETRYQPTVSMVREHDLDGLIVASPANPTGTMLEPGELAALATWSAGNAVRLVSDEIYHGITYTGSTSSSWQTDRHGIVVNSFSKYFSMTGWRIGWLLVPDDLVEVVDALAGNLAICPPAPAQYAAMAAFEAYAECDGHVQRYAQHRDLLLGGLRRLGFDRLAPADGAFYVYADIGDLTSDSTAFCARLLAEAGIAAAPGVDFDVVDGHRFLRFSFAGSMRTIEGALDALERFLAG